One genomic window of Moorella glycerini includes the following:
- a CDS encoding EutN/CcmL family microcompartment protein has protein sequence MLIGKVIGSVVSTRKHDGLVGLKLLIIRPLNSRSRHQDLVAVDNIGAGTGETVLVTTGSSARLAIDNPRAPVDAAVVGIVDNPAGLSSG, from the coding sequence ATGTTAATCGGTAAAGTTATCGGCTCAGTAGTATCCACCCGGAAACACGACGGCCTGGTAGGCTTGAAGCTCCTGATCATCAGGCCGTTAAACAGCCGCTCCCGGCACCAGGACCTGGTAGCTGTCGACAATATTGGCGCCGGCACAGGAGAAACCGTGCTGGTGACCACAGGCAGCAGCGCCCGCCTGGCGATCGATAACCCCCGGGCGCCGGTAGATGCCGCCGTGGTAGGCATTGTCGACAACCCGGCCGGGCTGTCGTCCGGGTAA
- a CDS encoding aldehyde dehydrogenase gives MQAGEERIAQIVAEVLKKLQPYLLPGQPVPAQPAAAAAPANLPGEQGIFNDLEAALAAAKKAQAELMALDRETREKIIAAIRQIFLENAEKLARLAVEETAMGRYEDKIVKNKNAALLTPGMEDLEQRVDAGTTGMIFSERGPFGLIVSIEPTTNPVASPVNHGLAMIAAGNSVCFAPHPRAVKCCHEVVRLFNEAIYKAGGPVNLVVTTRDVSLDNVHRAMASPLVNLIVATGGHALVEAALASGKKCIAGGPGNPPVVVDETADIELAARNIILGAAFDNNLLCIAEKEVFVVDQVADALLLAMQRQGNYVANNLEIQQLTKLLVVDGKINSRFIGQNPSRILKEIGVRVGDEVRAVVMEVPLDHPLVTLEQLMPVLPVVRVKDFATALKISREVEHGFRHTAAIYTRDYTRAAAFARAMEATLTVVNVPTYAGLGGEGIGKPTMTVAGPTGEGITSPRTYTRERNVVFGGQLTIV, from the coding sequence TTGCAGGCAGGAGAAGAACGGATTGCCCAGATTGTAGCGGAAGTGCTAAAAAAATTACAGCCCTATCTGCTTCCCGGCCAGCCGGTACCCGCACAGCCGGCGGCCGCAGCGGCGCCGGCTAATCTACCCGGTGAACAAGGCATCTTTAATGATCTGGAAGCGGCCCTGGCGGCAGCCAAAAAGGCCCAGGCCGAATTGATGGCCCTGGACAGGGAAACCAGGGAGAAGATTATCGCCGCCATCCGCCAGATCTTCCTGGAAAATGCCGAGAAGCTGGCCCGCCTGGCGGTGGAAGAAACCGCCATGGGACGTTATGAAGATAAGATCGTCAAGAATAAGAACGCGGCTTTGCTGACGCCGGGTATGGAGGATTTGGAGCAAAGGGTCGACGCCGGTACGACGGGGATGATTTTTAGCGAGCGCGGTCCCTTTGGCTTGATAGTCTCTATTGAGCCGACCACCAACCCGGTGGCTTCGCCGGTCAATCATGGCCTGGCCATGATTGCCGCCGGCAACAGCGTTTGCTTTGCTCCCCATCCCCGGGCCGTCAAATGCTGCCACGAGGTGGTACGCCTTTTTAACGAGGCGATCTATAAGGCCGGCGGTCCCGTTAATTTAGTTGTAACTACCCGTGATGTCAGCCTGGATAACGTCCACCGGGCCATGGCCTCACCCCTGGTAAACCTGATCGTAGCCACCGGCGGCCACGCCCTGGTGGAGGCTGCCTTGGCCAGCGGGAAGAAATGCATTGCCGGCGGTCCCGGCAACCCGCCGGTGGTGGTGGATGAAACGGCCGACATTGAGCTGGCGGCCCGGAATATCATTCTGGGGGCGGCCTTTGATAATAACCTCCTCTGTATCGCGGAGAAAGAGGTTTTTGTCGTGGACCAGGTGGCGGATGCCCTGCTGCTGGCCATGCAGCGCCAGGGCAATTATGTGGCCAACAACCTGGAAATCCAGCAACTGACCAAACTCCTGGTGGTGGACGGTAAGATTAACAGCCGCTTTATCGGCCAGAATCCATCCCGGATCTTAAAAGAGATCGGGGTCCGGGTTGGGGATGAGGTGCGGGCGGTAGTTATGGAAGTACCCCTGGATCACCCCCTCGTTACCCTGGAACAGCTGATGCCCGTTCTGCCGGTGGTCAGGGTCAAGGATTTTGCCACGGCATTAAAAATTTCCCGGGAAGTGGAACACGGCTTCCGGCATACGGCCGCCATTTACACCCGCGATTATACCCGGGCGGCGGCCTTCGCCCGGGCCATGGAAGCCACCCTGACGGTGGTCAATGTGCCCACCTATGCCGGCCTGGGCGGCGAAGGCATCGGCAAGCCAACCATGACCGTGGCCGGCCCCACAGGGGAGGGTATTACTTCACCCCGGACTTATACCCGCGAGCGTAACGTCGTCTTTGGTGGCCAGTTAACAATCGTTTAG
- a CDS encoding 4Fe-4S dicluster domain-containing protein, translating to MTGPELVAKVFQAGVVGAGGAGFPTHFKIKNRAEIVIANGAECEPLLQVDQQLLVRERRAVLRALQAIKEAVGATEAYLALKPKYKEAVSALEAVLPGYPGLTIKLLPDVYPAGDEQVLVYEVTGRVVPPGGIPLQVGVVVLNIETLVNVYAAMHDEPVTAKYLTVAGAVARPVTVRVPVGTPVKEVLDLAGGPQVEDFLVLDGGPMMGKPIAPEHDVVTKTTKGLLVLPASHPLAAKKQLTLARALGRTMAACCQCRECTDLCPRYLLGHPLEPHRTMRAVAYGITSDSRGITGAMLCSECGLCELFACTLELSPRQVNVAIKKELRRQGYRPGRPGQQPLVNPWRDGRQVPTGRLVARLGLGAYNRKAPLTLELYRPRLVRLPLQQGSGVAATPLVKSGDRVARGQLIAAVSEEQIGANLHASIAGTVQAVGEAIIIRAGEVGED from the coding sequence ATGACCGGGCCGGAATTAGTAGCCAAAGTTTTTCAGGCGGGAGTGGTCGGGGCCGGCGGGGCCGGGTTTCCAACCCATTTTAAAATTAAAAACCGGGCGGAAATCGTCATTGCCAACGGGGCCGAGTGCGAGCCCCTCCTCCAGGTGGACCAGCAGCTCCTGGTCAGGGAGCGAAGGGCAGTTTTAAGGGCTCTGCAGGCAATAAAAGAGGCTGTAGGGGCCACGGAAGCTTACCTGGCCTTGAAACCCAAGTATAAAGAAGCAGTCAGTGCTTTAGAAGCAGTTTTGCCGGGGTATCCGGGCCTGACGATCAAGTTGCTGCCCGATGTTTACCCGGCCGGGGACGAGCAGGTGCTGGTGTACGAGGTCACCGGGCGGGTTGTCCCTCCGGGGGGAATTCCCCTCCAGGTAGGCGTGGTGGTTTTGAACATCGAAACCCTGGTTAATGTATATGCAGCCATGCATGACGAACCGGTAACAGCGAAGTATCTTACCGTTGCCGGCGCGGTGGCCCGCCCCGTGACCGTCCGGGTTCCGGTGGGAACACCGGTGAAGGAGGTCCTGGACCTGGCCGGCGGCCCGCAGGTAGAAGATTTTTTGGTCCTGGACGGCGGCCCCATGATGGGTAAGCCAATCGCCCCTGAACACGATGTGGTGACCAAGACCACCAAGGGGCTACTGGTGCTTCCGGCCAGCCATCCCCTGGCGGCGAAAAAGCAATTGACCCTGGCCAGGGCCCTGGGGCGAACAATGGCGGCCTGTTGCCAGTGCCGGGAATGTACCGACCTTTGCCCCCGCTACCTGCTGGGTCACCCCCTGGAACCCCACCGGACCATGCGGGCGGTGGCTTATGGGATTACCAGTGATAGCCGGGGTATTACCGGGGCTATGTTGTGTTCCGAGTGCGGGTTGTGTGAACTTTTCGCCTGCACCCTGGAACTCTCGCCCCGCCAGGTTAATGTCGCCATAAAAAAGGAACTGCGGCGCCAGGGCTACCGGCCGGGCCGGCCAGGGCAGCAACCCCTAGTTAACCCCTGGCGGGACGGGCGCCAGGTACCTACCGGCCGCCTGGTAGCCAGGCTGGGGCTGGGGGCTTATAACCGTAAAGCCCCCCTGACCCTGGAATTGTACCGTCCCCGGCTGGTGAGGTTGCCTTTACAGCAAGGCTCTGGTGTGGCCGCCACTCCGCTGGTCAAGAGCGGTGACCGGGTGGCCAGGGGCCAGCTCATCGCTGCTGTTTCCGAAGAGCAAATCGGGGCCAACCTCCATGCCAGCATTGCCGGTACCGTCCAGGCGGTGGGCGAGGCCATCATAATCCGGGCCGGGGAGGTGGGTGAAGATTGA
- a CDS encoding acetate/propionate family kinase, whose product MQILVLNCGGSSMKYQLLAMPAERVLAKGSIDRLFSPRAEISHQVAGREAAREPLPGATFADGIRWLVTALREEGIIAGVTDIEAIAHKLAHGGEKFQQPVLIDDEVLATLTSLSSLAPVHLPPAVAGIRVCQELLPGVPQYAVFETNFHQTVPPYAYIYGLPYEWYEQYGIRKYGFHGTSHRYVAETAAGILGRELRELKLISCHLGSGTSVAAIKYGRSVDISSGLTPQSGTIMSTRPGDFDPWVFPLIMELTGMTPAAVNEVMVKKGGLLGISGLSGDMRDLEAAAREGHQRAQLAIDVFCYQVKKYIGAFAAAMNGLDALIFTGGIGERSPAIRAGICRDLDFLGIELDEEKNKHRPRLDILSRDSAPVAILAIDSNEELMVARQVIDFRHTLCSICP is encoded by the coding sequence ATGCAGATTTTAGTTCTCAATTGCGGCGGTTCATCCATGAAGTACCAGCTTCTGGCCATGCCGGCAGAAAGGGTACTGGCCAAAGGGAGCATTGACCGGCTGTTTAGCCCCCGGGCAGAGATCAGCCACCAGGTGGCGGGCCGGGAAGCAGCCCGGGAGCCCTTGCCCGGCGCGACTTTTGCCGACGGCATCCGCTGGCTGGTTACCGCATTGCGGGAGGAGGGTATCATTGCCGGGGTCACGGATATTGAAGCCATTGCCCATAAACTGGCCCACGGCGGGGAGAAATTCCAGCAGCCGGTGTTGATTGACGACGAAGTCCTGGCTACCCTTACCAGCCTCTCCAGCCTGGCGCCGGTTCACCTACCCCCGGCGGTGGCAGGCATCAGGGTGTGCCAGGAATTGTTGCCGGGGGTACCCCAGTATGCTGTCTTTGAAACCAACTTCCACCAGACTGTACCGCCTTACGCCTATATCTACGGCCTGCCCTACGAGTGGTACGAACAGTACGGCATTCGCAAGTATGGCTTCCACGGTACCTCCCACCGCTATGTAGCAGAGACGGCAGCTGGAATCCTGGGACGGGAACTCCGGGAATTAAAGCTTATCTCCTGCCACCTGGGCAGCGGCACCTCCGTGGCGGCCATCAAATACGGCCGGTCGGTAGACATCAGTAGCGGACTGACACCCCAGTCGGGGACCATTATGTCCACGCGGCCGGGGGATTTTGACCCCTGGGTCTTTCCCTTGATCATGGAACTGACCGGCATGACGCCCGCCGCAGTTAATGAAGTCATGGTTAAAAAGGGCGGCCTGCTGGGTATTTCCGGCTTGAGCGGCGATATGCGCGACCTGGAGGCCGCGGCCAGAGAAGGCCACCAGCGGGCCCAACTGGCTATCGATGTCTTTTGCTACCAGGTAAAGAAGTATATCGGTGCCTTTGCCGCCGCCATGAACGGGCTGGACGCCTTAATATTTACCGGCGGCATCGGCGAACGGTCCCCTGCCATCCGCGCCGGGATCTGCCGGGATCTTGATTTTTTGGGGATTGAGTTAGACGAAGAGAAAAACAAACACCGGCCCCGGCTGGATATCCTCTCCAGGGACAGTGCCCCGGTGGCCATCCTGGCCATTGACAGCAACGAAGAATTGATGGTGGCCCGGCAGGTAATTGATTTTAGGCATACTTTATGCTCCATATGTCCATAA
- a CDS encoding pyridoxal phosphate-dependent aminotransferase, translating to MPPFIVMDILEKAKEMEARGEKIIHLEIGEPDFDTPEPIKEAARRALRDGDTHYTHSLGKPELREEIARYYLRKYGVSISPDQIIVTSGTSPAMLLTFGVLLERGDEVILPDPYYACYPNFIRYHGGRPVFIPVQEEDGFKYSLPAIRAGIGSRTRAIMVNSPANPTGAVFTAAELEALAGLGPYIIADEIYHGLVYEGREHTILEFTDRAFVINGFSKLYAMTGWRLGYCIAPPEFVRPLQKLQQNLFICAGSFIQAAGIAALRECDEHVAQMVATYDERRRYLLARLKAMGLATRVEPTGAFYALANVKEYTGDSYSFAFEILEKARVAVTPGIDFGRNCEGYLRLSYANSLENIKEGLDRLERFLS from the coding sequence ATGCCGCCCTTTATCGTCATGGACATCCTGGAAAAGGCCAAAGAAATGGAAGCCAGGGGAGAGAAAATCATCCACCTGGAAATCGGCGAACCTGATTTTGACACCCCTGAACCCATCAAAGAAGCCGCCCGGCGGGCCCTCCGGGACGGTGACACCCACTACACCCACAGCCTGGGCAAGCCGGAACTCAGGGAAGAAATCGCCCGCTACTACCTGCGCAAGTACGGGGTCAGCATCTCGCCCGATCAAATCATCGTAACTTCCGGCACCTCGCCGGCTATGCTCCTGACCTTCGGCGTCCTCCTGGAGCGGGGGGACGAGGTCATCCTCCCCGATCCCTACTACGCCTGCTACCCCAATTTCATCCGTTATCACGGCGGCAGGCCGGTTTTTATCCCGGTACAGGAAGAAGACGGTTTCAAATACAGCCTACCTGCCATCCGGGCGGGCATCGGCTCCAGGACCAGAGCCATTATGGTCAATTCCCCGGCCAATCCCACCGGCGCCGTCTTTACGGCAGCGGAATTAGAAGCCCTGGCCGGCCTGGGACCCTATATCATTGCCGATGAAATCTACCACGGCCTGGTCTACGAAGGCCGGGAGCATACCATCCTGGAGTTTACCGACCGGGCCTTTGTCATCAATGGTTTCTCCAAGCTCTACGCCATGACCGGCTGGCGCCTGGGCTATTGTATCGCCCCGCCGGAATTTGTCCGGCCTTTACAAAAGCTGCAGCAGAACCTCTTTATCTGCGCCGGTTCTTTCATCCAGGCCGCAGGCATCGCCGCCCTGCGGGAATGCGACGAACACGTGGCGCAAATGGTCGCCACTTACGACGAGCGCCGCCGTTATCTTTTGGCGCGCCTCAAAGCCATGGGCCTGGCCACCCGGGTTGAGCCTACCGGCGCTTTCTACGCCCTGGCCAACGTTAAGGAATATACCGGCGACTCCTATTCTTTTGCCTTTGAAATCCTGGAAAAAGCCCGGGTTGCCGTCACCCCGGGCATCGACTTCGGCCGCAACTGCGAGGGGTACCTGCGTCTCTCCTATGCCAACTCCCTGGAAAACATCAAAGAAGGCCTCGACCGGCTGGAGCGTTTCCTTTCTTGA
- a CDS encoding class I SAM-dependent methyltransferase, which produces MDRKLTEIIKKRYNRTALFYDWMDRMIATDWRRRVWREARGRVLEVGVGTGANFPFYPPGCQVTAIDFSPGMLARARQKLHLARVAVDLKEMDVQHLEFTDNSFDTVVATCVFCTVPDPVQGLKEVRRVCRPDGRIVLLEHVRSEHWLLGPLMDILNPLVLYLIGSNINRRTVANVRKAGIEIEREEDLAGKIVKLIIGHPG; this is translated from the coding sequence ATGGATAGGAAACTAACGGAAATAATCAAAAAGCGCTATAATCGCACGGCCCTCTTTTACGATTGGATGGACCGGATGATCGCCACCGACTGGCGCCGGCGAGTGTGGCGGGAAGCCCGGGGCCGGGTGCTGGAAGTTGGGGTAGGTACAGGGGCTAATTTTCCTTTTTACCCACCGGGATGCCAGGTGACGGCCATTGATTTCAGCCCGGGGATGCTGGCGCGGGCCAGGCAGAAGCTGCACCTGGCTAGGGTCGCGGTGGATTTAAAGGAGATGGATGTCCAGCACCTGGAATTTACAGACAACAGTTTTGATACGGTGGTAGCCACCTGTGTTTTTTGTACGGTCCCCGATCCGGTGCAGGGGTTAAAGGAGGTACGCCGGGTCTGCCGTCCGGATGGCAGGATTGTCCTCCTGGAGCATGTCCGCAGCGAGCACTGGTTGCTCGGCCCCCTGATGGATATCCTGAACCCGCTGGTCCTGTATCTGATCGGGTCCAACATTAACCGCCGTACAGTGGCCAACGTCAGGAAGGCCGGGATCGAGATTGAACGGGAGGAGGATCTGGCGGGAAAGATCGTTAAATTAATTATCGGGCATCCCGGGTAA
- a CDS encoding pyridoxal-phosphate-dependent aminotransferase family protein, protein MTDKQILLLPGPTPVPPQVALAMARPAINHRGPEFKALWEEVTEGLKDVFQTRSEVVILTASGTGGMEAAVANLISPGEKVLAVTIGAFGERFVQICCAFGVETEVMAFPYGQAADPRAIAGRLAADTKHEIKAILVQHNETSTGVLNDIQAISRARGSHPALLIVDSISGLAAADLPMDAWQVDVVIAGSQKAFMLPPGLTMLAVGERAWQAAEKCTNHRFYLDIKKARNSGLKGQTPFTPAVPLLYGLKESLRLLQAETLAGSFARHALMRDMVRAGVRALGLKLLADETIASPAVTAVCVPEGMKPADIIKPLREKFGVVVAGGQGEVKDRVFRIGHLGYVSFSDILAGLAALENVLFDAGIPVSRGAAVAAAGAILSAGMPAGVETLAS, encoded by the coding sequence ATGACTGACAAGCAGATTTTACTCCTCCCCGGGCCAACGCCGGTGCCGCCACAGGTGGCCCTGGCCATGGCGCGGCCGGCTATCAACCACCGCGGCCCGGAGTTTAAAGCCTTATGGGAAGAAGTAACGGAGGGGCTGAAGGATGTTTTCCAGACCCGCTCCGAGGTGGTCATTTTGACGGCTTCGGGTACCGGCGGCATGGAAGCCGCGGTGGCCAACCTCATTTCCCCTGGGGAAAAGGTGCTGGCCGTGACCATTGGCGCCTTTGGGGAGCGTTTCGTCCAGATTTGCTGCGCCTTTGGCGTTGAAACGGAGGTTATGGCCTTCCCCTATGGCCAGGCGGCCGACCCCCGGGCCATAGCTGGGCGCCTGGCGGCCGACACTAAACATGAAATCAAGGCCATCCTGGTCCAGCATAATGAGACTTCGACCGGGGTTTTAAATGACATCCAGGCCATTAGCCGGGCGCGGGGAAGCCACCCGGCCCTGCTCATTGTGGACAGCATCAGCGGCCTGGCGGCGGCCGATTTACCTATGGACGCCTGGCAGGTTGATGTTGTCATTGCTGGTTCCCAGAAAGCCTTTATGCTGCCGCCGGGATTAACCATGCTGGCCGTAGGCGAGCGCGCCTGGCAGGCAGCTGAAAAGTGCACCAACCATCGTTTTTACCTGGATATTAAAAAGGCGAGAAACTCGGGCTTGAAGGGCCAGACGCCCTTTACACCGGCCGTACCCCTGCTCTACGGTCTAAAGGAATCCTTACGCCTCCTGCAGGCTGAAACCCTGGCCGGCAGCTTTGCCCGCCATGCCCTGATGCGGGATATGGTACGGGCGGGGGTCCGTGCCCTGGGGTTAAAGCTCCTGGCTGACGAGACAATAGCCTCACCGGCAGTGACGGCCGTATGTGTCCCGGAGGGGATGAAACCGGCGGATATAATCAAACCCTTGCGGGAAAAATTCGGCGTGGTTGTGGCCGGGGGGCAGGGTGAGGTCAAGGACAGGGTCTTCCGCATCGGCCACCTGGGTTATGTAAGTTTCAGCGACATCCTGGCCGGCCTGGCCGCCCTGGAAAATGTCCTCTTTGATGCCGGTATACCCGTGAGCCGTGGTGCAGCGGTGGCTGCAGCCGGGGCCATATTAAGCGCAGGAATGCCTGCCGGCGTGGAAACCCTGGCTAGCTAG
- the pduL gene encoding phosphate propanoyltransferase, translating into MLPQEELLAIITRAVLAELKEQKRFIPVGVSARHLHISRADLDVLYGPGYQLKKLRPLMAGEFAAEETVTLVGPNMRALEHVRILGPERQQTQVELARTDAVRLGLNPPVRQSGDLAGSAGLVIVGPKGAVVLREGCIIANRHIHMTPADARALGLKDNVYVDVRAVGEKGAVLHQVQVRVHEKFRTELHIDTDDANALGLRCGDRVMVVA; encoded by the coding sequence GTGCTGCCACAGGAAGAATTACTGGCCATCATCACCAGGGCGGTCCTGGCTGAACTAAAGGAGCAAAAGCGTTTCATCCCGGTAGGTGTTTCCGCCCGCCATCTCCACATCAGCCGCGCCGACCTGGATGTCCTGTATGGCCCTGGTTATCAATTAAAAAAGTTAAGGCCCCTCATGGCCGGTGAGTTTGCTGCCGAGGAGACAGTGACCCTGGTGGGTCCTAATATGCGGGCCCTGGAGCACGTCCGTATCCTCGGGCCGGAGCGCCAACAGACCCAGGTCGAGCTGGCCCGGACGGATGCCGTCCGCTTAGGGCTCAATCCCCCGGTGCGCCAGTCGGGGGACCTGGCAGGTTCAGCGGGGTTAGTAATTGTAGGCCCTAAGGGAGCCGTGGTCCTGCGGGAAGGTTGCATTATTGCCAACCGCCACATTCATATGACCCCGGCTGATGCCCGGGCCCTGGGCCTGAAAGATAATGTCTACGTTGATGTACGTGCCGTAGGGGAAAAGGGTGCCGTTTTACACCAGGTACAGGTACGGGTTCATGAAAAGTTTCGTACCGAACTGCACATCGACACCGATGATGCCAACGCCCTGGGGTTACGCTGCGGCGACCGCGTCATGGTGGTAGCGTGA
- a CDS encoding BMC domain-containing protein, with protein sequence MKHAIGLLELNSLAAGVMAADTMVKTAAVDLLQATIMCPGKYIILVAGDVSAVQSAVAAGKAGFAANIISSLILANVHPDVFPALRGAVAATAMGALGLIESFSVAAAIQAADAAAKAAVVQLLEIRLARGMGGKAFVLFTGDVGAVTVAVAAGARQAEAEGMLAGTAVIANPDARVWEQVL encoded by the coding sequence TTGAAACACGCCATCGGTTTATTGGAATTGAACAGCCTGGCCGCGGGGGTCATGGCAGCCGACACCATGGTCAAAACGGCGGCGGTGGATCTCCTCCAGGCCACCATCATGTGCCCGGGGAAATATATCATCTTAGTTGCCGGGGATGTCAGCGCGGTCCAGAGCGCCGTCGCAGCAGGTAAAGCAGGGTTCGCGGCGAACATCATCAGCAGCCTGATCCTGGCCAACGTGCACCCGGATGTCTTCCCGGCCCTCAGGGGGGCGGTAGCAGCGACGGCAATGGGTGCCCTGGGTTTGATCGAATCCTTTTCGGTGGCGGCGGCCATCCAGGCCGCCGATGCCGCGGCCAAAGCGGCCGTAGTGCAACTCCTGGAGATTCGCCTGGCCCGGGGTATGGGCGGCAAAGCCTTTGTTCTTTTTACGGGGGATGTAGGTGCGGTCACAGTGGCGGTGGCCGCCGGCGCCCGCCAGGCGGAGGCCGAGGGTATGCTGGCCGGCACGGCGGTAATTGCCAATCCCGACGCCCGGGTCTGGGAGCAGGTGCTGTAG
- a CDS encoding AbrB/MazE/SpoVT family DNA-binding domain-containing protein, giving the protein METRISSKGQITIPSEIRRQLKIHTGDALLVKAIGENSIILEVKKKALTGSQGTSEDILKATAGLWKDRTDINENFIRELRKSDHRRLEELLNE; this is encoded by the coding sequence ATGGAAACACGCATTTCTTCCAAAGGACAAATAACCATACCTTCAGAGATTCGACGCCAGTTAAAGATTCATACTGGTGATGCCCTGCTGGTCAAAGCGATCGGGGAAAACAGTATTATACTTGAGGTAAAAAAGAAGGCCTTAACTGGTAGCCAGGGTACAAGCGAAGATATACTTAAAGCTACGGCGGGTTTATGGAAAGACAGAACTGATATTAATGAGAATTTCATCCGAGAACTACGTAAATCAGATCATAGACGCCTGGAGGAATTGCTCAATGAATAG
- a CDS encoding carbohydrate kinase family protein: MPAKTLDVVSVGEILIDFVGSPKGCPLAEVTDFRRAAGGGPANVAVGVARLGGRAGFIGKVGRDAFGDHLQKVLEENNVDTRGLLRDREANTTLVFVALNEKAVPEFVFFRHGTADTRLDPAELPREVLAATQILHFSSVSLTVEPARSATLEAVRLARAAGAVISFDPNLRLSLWPDRETARRNILQAAARADIIKLNAEELVFLTGCPEMAAGIAALLSGIAPGPRLIAVTRGAAGAVLARQGLQVEIPALPVTAVDTTGAGDAFMAGMLTALAGISGEGRDLTDLEERELHHAGRLAATAAALACTRPGAIPALPTQAEVEEEIQRNLRRVGF, encoded by the coding sequence ATGCCGGCAAAAACCCTCGATGTCGTCTCCGTAGGCGAGATTTTAATTGATTTCGTGGGCAGCCCCAAAGGGTGTCCGCTGGCGGAAGTGACCGATTTTCGCCGCGCTGCCGGCGGCGGGCCGGCCAACGTTGCCGTGGGGGTGGCGCGCCTGGGCGGCCGCGCCGGTTTCATCGGTAAGGTGGGCCGGGACGCCTTCGGGGACCATTTACAGAAGGTCCTGGAGGAAAACAATGTGGATACGCGGGGCCTCCTGCGGGACAGGGAGGCCAACACCACCCTGGTTTTTGTTGCCCTGAATGAAAAGGCGGTGCCGGAGTTCGTCTTCTTCCGTCACGGGACAGCCGACACCAGGCTGGACCCGGCCGAACTGCCGCGGGAGGTCCTGGCGGCGACCCAGATCCTGCACTTCAGCTCCGTTTCCCTGACGGTGGAACCGGCTAGGAGCGCCACCCTGGAGGCCGTCCGCCTGGCCAGGGCGGCCGGGGCAGTTATATCCTTTGACCCCAACCTGCGCCTGTCCCTCTGGCCGGACCGGGAGACGGCCAGAAGAAACATCCTGCAGGCCGCCGCTAGAGCGGACATCATCAAGCTCAACGCAGAAGAGCTGGTATTTTTAACCGGTTGTCCGGAGATGGCCGCTGGAATAGCAGCGCTGTTGTCCGGGATAGCGCCGGGGCCGCGGCTAATCGCTGTTACCCGGGGCGCGGCCGGGGCCGTCCTGGCCCGACAGGGGTTGCAGGTAGAGATACCGGCCCTACCGGTAACCGCTGTGGATACCACCGGTGCCGGGGATGCCTTCATGGCCGGAATGCTAACCGCCCTGGCCGGGATTTCAGGGGAGGGCCGGGATTTAACGGATCTGGAAGAAAGGGAACTGCACCATGCCGGTCGCCTGGCAGCCACTGCCGCGGCCCTTGCCTGCACCCGCCCGGGCGCCATCCCGGCGTTGCCGACGCAAGCGGAAGTGGAAGAAGAGATACAGCGTAACTTAAGAAGAGTAGGGTTTTAA
- a CDS encoding type II toxin-antitoxin system VapC family toxin — MNSIVIDSDILIDHLRGFQPATDFLLRIFQGEFTGHISVLTEMELLAGTMPKKGEKEQIESLLKHFNAIPVSSNIARRAGELLRKYRANGLAPVDAIIASTSLDLTAILVTRNTKHFEPVEGLLTLKPYSS, encoded by the coding sequence ATGAATAGCATTGTAATTGACTCCGATATCCTCATTGATCACCTCCGGGGCTTTCAGCCGGCCACAGATTTTTTGTTACGCATCTTTCAGGGCGAGTTTACGGGCCATATATCTGTACTTACGGAAATGGAATTGCTGGCTGGTACTATGCCCAAAAAAGGCGAAAAAGAGCAGATAGAGAGTCTGCTTAAGCATTTTAATGCCATTCCCGTATCGTCTAATATTGCCCGGCGTGCCGGAGAGCTTTTACGAAAATACAGAGCTAATGGACTTGCCCCGGTAGACGCCATTATTGCCAGTACCTCTTTAGACCTGACAGCCATACTGGTGACGAGGAATACGAAGCACTTTGAGCCTGTTGAAGGATTATTAACTTTAAAACCCTACTCTTCTTAA